The sequence below is a genomic window from Streptomyces sp. V1I1.
CACACGGCCACCACGCACGAGCACGATGGAGTGCTCCTGCAGGTTGTGTCCCTCACCCGGAATGTAGGCCGTGACCTCGATGCCGGAGGTCAGACGCACACGCGCGACCTTCCGCAGGGCCGAGTTCGGCTTCTTCGGGGTGGTCGTGAACACACGCGTGCAGACACCACGACGCTGAGGGGAACCCTCGAGCGCGGGCGTCTTGTTCTTCTCGACCTTGTCCTGCCGGCCCTTCCGGACCAGCTGCTGGATCGTAGGCACTACTTCTCCGGTTTCTGTGTGCCGTTCGTGAAGCTAACCTGGAACGTCGCCGACCCACGCGGTCGGGTGTGTCGAATACTGCAGGCTCCCGCCGCAAGGCAGAGAGAGCGCAGATTGCGGTGGCCGATTTTTCAGACTCGCCATGCGGTTGAGGACACGCACACGAGCCCAGGCACACCCCAGGCACAAGGACAGAGCGTACCTACCGCATCGGCTGCGGTCAAAACAAATGCACGCGCGCAGGACACACCAGGCTGCAACATACGGCACAGGGCGGCCATCCCGCGAGGGATGGCCGCCCTGTGGCCGTTGGCTATCGCTTACTGGTTGTACGGACCGTAGTCGTAGTCCTCCAGCGGAACGGCCTGGCCGGAGCCGGTGCCGAACGGCGAGTAGTCGATGTCGTCGTAGCCGACAGCCGAGTACATCGCGGCCTTGGCCTCCTCGGTGGGCTCCACCCGGATGTTGCGGTAGCGGGACAGGCCCGTACCGGCCGGGATGAGCTTACCGATGATGACGTTCTCCTTGAGGCCGATCAGGGAGTCCGACTTGGCGTTGATCGCCGCGTCGGTCAGAACCCTGGTCGTCTCCTGGAAGGACGCCGCCGACAGCCACGACTCGGTGGCGAGCGAGGCCTTGGTGATACCCATCAGCTGCGGACGGCCGGAGGCAGGGTGACCGCCCTCGGTGACCACACGACGGTTCTCGGTCTCGAACTTCGAGCGCTCGACAAGCTCGCCCGGCAGCAGCTCCGCGTCGCCGGACTCGATGATCGTCACGCGGCGCAGCATCTGCCGGATGATGATCTCGATGTGCTTGTCGTGGATCGACACACCCTGCGAGTTGTAGACCTTCTGGACCTCGCCGACCAGGTGGACCTGGACCGCGCGCTGACCGAGGATCCGCAGCACGTCGTGCGGGTTGGTGGCACCCACGGTGAGCTTCTGGCCCACCTCGACATGGTCGCCGTCGCCCACCAGCAGACGGGCACGCTTCGAGATCGGGAAGGCCGTCTCCTCGGCGCCGTCGTCGGGGGTGACAACGAGCTTCTTGGTCTTCTCGGTCTCCTCGATACGGACGCGGCCTGCCGCCTCCGAGATCGGGGCGACACCCTTGGGCGTACGAGCCTCGAAAAGCTCGACGACACGGGGCAGACCCTGGGTGATGTCGTCACCGGCCACACCACCGGTGTGGAAGGTACGCATCGTCAGCTGGGTACCGGGCTCACCGATGGACTGGGCGGCGATGATGCCGACCGCCTCACCGATGTCCACGAGCTTGCCGGTGGCGAGCGAGCGGCCGTAGCAGTACGCACACGTGCCCACCGCGGACTCACAGGTCAGGACCGAACGGGTCTTGACCTCCTCGACACCCGCGGCGACGACCGCGTCGATGAGCACATCGCCCAGGTCGACATTGGCCGGCGCGATGACCTTGCCGTCGACGACGACGTCCTCGGCGAGCATCCGCGCGTACACGGACGTCTCGACGTCCTCCGCCTTGCGCAGCACACCGTCGGCGCCGCGCTCGGCGATCCGCAGCTTGAGGCCGCGGTCGGTGCCACAGTCCTCTTCGCGGATGATGACGTCCTGCGAGACGTCCACCAGACGACGAGTCAGGTAACCCGAGTCGGCGGTACGCAGGGCGGTGTCGGCCAGACCCTTACGGGCACCGTGCGTGGAGATGAAGTACTCCAGCACGGACAGACCCTCACGGAACGACGCCTTGATCGGCCGCGGGATGGTCTCGTTCTTGGCGTTGGACACCAGACCACGCATACCGGCGATCTGACGCATCTGCATCATGTTTCCACGAGCACCCGAGTTGACCATCATGAAGATGGGGTTGGTCTTCGGGAAGTTCTCGTTCATGGCCTCGGCAACCTCGTTGGTCGCCTTGGTCCAGATCGCGATGAGCTCCTGGGTGCGCTCGTCCTTGGTGATCAGACCGCGCTCGTACTGCTTCTGGACCTTCTCGTCCTGCGCCTCGTAGCCCGCGACGATCGCCTTCTTGGCCTCGGGGACCACGACGTCGGAGATGGCCACGGTGACACCGGAACGGGTCGCCCAGTAGAAGCCGGCCGCCTTCAGGTTGTCGAGCGTCGCCGCCACGATGACCTTGGGGTAGCGCTCGGCCAGATCGTTGACGATCTCGGAGAGCTGCTTCTTGCCCACCGAGTAGTCGACGAAGGGGTAGTCCTCGGGCAGCAGCTCGTTGAAGAGCGCGCGGCCCAGAGTCGTACGCAGCCGGAAGCTGTCACCCTGCTGCCACTCACCCGCGGAGCCGCTGATGTTCGCGGCACCCTGCTCGGCGACCGGGGGAACCCAGCCGCGCGGCGGAATGGTGCCGACGGGGAAGCGGATGTCGACCTTCGCCTGGAGCGAGAGCTCGCGGGCGTCGAACGCCATGATCGCCTCGGCCGTGGAGCCGAAGGACCGGCCCTCGCCGATGACCTTGCGCTCTTCCTCGTCGGTCGTGAGGAAGAACAGGCCCAGCACCATGTCCTGGGTCGGCATGGTGACCGGACGGCCGTCGGCCGGCTTCAGGATGTTGTTCGAGGACAGCATCAGGATGCGGGCCTCGGCCTGCGCCTCCGCGGAGAGCGGCAGGTGGACGGCCATCTGGTCACCGTCGAAGTCCGCGTTGAACGCGGTGCAGACGAGCGGGTGGATCTGGATGGCCTTGCCCTCGACCAGCTGCGGCTCGAAGGCCTGGATGCCGAGTCGGTGCAGCGTGGGCGCACGGTTCAGGAGAACCGGGTGCTCGGCGATGACCTCTTCCAGCACGTCGTACACGACCGTGCGGCCGCGTTCGACCATGCGCTTGGCCGACTTGATGTTCTGCGCGTGGTTCAGATCGACCAGACGCTTCATCACGAACGGCTTGAAGAGCTCCAGCGCCATGGCCTTGGGCAGACCGCACTGGTGCAGCTTCAGCTGCGGACCGACGACGATGACGGAACGCGCGGAGTAGTCCACACGCTTACCGAGCAGGTTCTGACGGAAACGGCCCTGCTTGCCCTTGAGCATGTCGCTCAGGGACTTCAGCGGGCGGTTACCGGGACCGGTCACCGGACGACCACGGCGGCCGTTGTCGAACAGCGCGTCGACGGCCTCCTGCAGCATCCGCTTCTCGTTGTTCACGATGATCTCGGGGGCACCGAGGTCAAGGAGACGCTTGAGGCGGTTGTTGCGGTTGATCACACGGCGGTACAGGTCGTTCAGGTCGGAGGTCGCGAAGCGGCCACCGTCCAGCTGCACCATCGGACGCAGGTCCGGCGGGATGACCGGCACGCAGTCGAGCACCATGCCCTTGGGGCTGTTGCTGGTCTGCAGGAACGCGGAGACGACCTTGAGGCGCTTGAGCGCACGGGTCTTCTTCTGGCCCTTGCCGGTACGGATGATCTCGCGAAGGCGCTCGGCCTCCTCCTCGAGGTCGAAGGACTCCAGGCGCTTCTGCAGCGCCGCGGCACCCATCGAGCCGTCGAAGTACGTGCCGAAGCGGTCACGCAGCTCGCGGTAGAGCAGCTCGTCGCCCTCCAGGTCCTGGACCTTGAGGTTCTTGAAGCGGTTCCACACCTCGTCGAGACGGTCGATCTCGCGCTGCGCACGGTCACGCAGCTGCTTCATCTCACGCTCGGCGCCTTCGCGCACCTTGCGGCGCACGTCGGCCTTGGCGCCCTCGGCCTCGAGCTCGGCCAGGTCGGTCTCGAGCTTCTTGGCGCGGGCCTCGAGGTCGGCGTCGCGGCGGTTCTCGACCTGCTGGCGCTCGACGGAGACATGCGCCTCCAGCGAGGGCAGGTCGCGCGTACGGCGCTCCTCGTCCACGAACGTGATCATGTAAGCGGCGAAGTAGATGACCTTCTCGAGGTCCTTCGGCGCGAGGTCGAGCAGGTAGCCAAGGCGCGACGGGACGCCCTTGAAGTACCAGATGTGCGTAACAGGCGCGGCCAGCTCAATGTGGCCCATCCGCTCACGGCGCACCTTGGCGCGGGTGACTTCGACGCCACAGCGCTCACAGATGATGCCCTTGAAGCGGACACGCTTGTACTTACCGCAGTAGCACTCCCAGTCCCGGGTCGGACCGAAGATCTTCTCGCAGAAGAGTCCGTCCTTTTCGGGCTTGAGCGTGCGGTAGTTGATGGTCTCCGGCTTCTTGACCTCGCCGTGGGACCACTGTCGGATGTCGTCCGCGGTGGCAAGGCCGATCCGCAGCTCGTCGAAGAAGTTGACGTCGAGCACTTTGTCGTCAATCCCTCTTTCGGGGTCGAGTCTCAATCATGGTCTGTACGGGTCCGGGGCAGGGCCGGGGCTCTTTGCGAGAGCCCCGGCCAGACCCGTCAGACCTCTTCGACGCTGCTCGGCTCGCGCCGGGACAGGTCGATACCGAGTTCCTCCGCAGCGCGGAAGACGTCCTCGTCCGTGTCGCGCATCTCGATGGACATGCCGTCCGAGGACAGCACCTCCACGTTGAGGCAGAGCGACTGCATTTCCTTGATGAGCACCTTGAAGGACTCGGGAATGCCGGGCTCGGGGATGTTCTCGCCCTTGACGATGGCCTCGTAGACCTTCACGCGGCCGGTGACGTCGTCGGACTTGATGGTCAGCAGCTCCTGGAGGGCGTAAGCGGCGCCGTAAGCCTCCAGCGCCCACACCTCCATCTCACCGAATCGCTGGCCACCGAACTGAGCCTTACCACCCAGCGGCTGCTGGGTGATCATCGAGTACGGACCGGTCGAACGGGCGTGCAGCTTGTCGTCGACCAGGTGGTGGAGCTTGAGGATGTACATGTACCCGATCGAGATCGGGTCCGGGAACGGCTCACCGGAGCGGCCGTCGAACAGGTTGGCCTTGCCGGACGCCTGGACCAGCCGGTCACCGTCACGGTTCGGGATCGTGGCCTCGAAGAGACCGGCGATCTCGTCCTCGCGCGCACCGTCGAAGACCGGGGTCGCGACGTTGGTGCCGGGGGCGACCTGGTCGGCGCCGATGGCCTGCAGGCGCTGCGCCCAGTCGTCGGCGAGACCGGAGACGTCCCAGCCGCGGCTGGCGAGCCAGCCGAGGTGGATCTCGAGGACCTGTCCCGGGTTCATTCGGGACGGGACACCCAGCGGGTTGAGGATGATGTCGACCGGGGTGCCGTCCTCCAGGAACGGCATGTCCTCGATCGGCAGGATCTTCGAGATGACGCCCTTGTTGCCGTGACGGCCGGCGAGCTTGTCACCGTCGGTGATCTTGCGCTTCTGCGCGACGTACACGCGAACCAGCTGGTTCACACCCGGCGGCAGCTCGTCGCCCTCCTCGCGGTCGAAGACGCGTACGCCGATGATCTTGCCGGTCTCGCCGTGCGGCACCTTCAGCGAGGTGTCACGGACCTCACGCGCCTTCTCACCGAAGATCGCGCGGAGCAGCCGCTCCTCCGGGGTCAGCTCGGTCTCACCCTTGGGCGTGACCTTGCCGACCAGGATGTCACCGGCGACGACCTCGGCACCGATACGGATGATGCCGCGCTCGTCGAGGTCCGCGAGGACCTCCTCGGAGACGTTCGGGATGTCCCGGGTGATCTCCTCCGGGCCGAGCTTGGTGTCACGGGCGTCGACCTCGTGCTCCTCGATGTGGATCGAGGAGAGGACGTCGTCCTGCACGAGGCGCTGCGACAGGATGATCGCGTCCTCGTAGTTGTGACCCTCCCACGGCATGAACGCGACCAGCAGGTTCTTGCCGAGCGCCATCTCGCCCTGCTCGGTGGCCGGACCGTCGGCGAGGACCTGGCCCTCGACGACCCGGGAGCCCTCGTCCACGACAACCTTCTGGTTGACCGAGGTGCCCTGGTTCGACCGGGAGAACTTGGCGATGCGGTACGTGGTGTACGTGCCGTCGTCGTTGGCGACGGTGATGTAGTCCGCGGAGACCTCCTGGACAACACCTTCCTTCTCCGCCTTGATGACGTCACCGGCGTCGACCGCGCAGCGGTACTCCATGCCGGTGCCGACCAGCGGCGCCTCCGCCGTGATCAGCGGAACTGCCTGGCGCATCATGTTCGCGCCCATGAGGGCACGGTTGGCGTCGTCGTGCTCGAGGAACGGGATCATGGCAGTCGCGACCGACACCATCTGGCGCGGCGAGACATCCATGTAGTCGACGTCGTCGCCCGGGATGTAGTCGACCTCGCCGCCACGGCGGCGCACCAGGACGCGCGGCTCGGTGAACCGCAGGTCCTCGGAGAGCGTCGCGTTCGCCTGGGCGATAACGAAGCGGTCTTCCTCGTCAGCGGTCAGGTAGTCGACCTCGTCGGTGACGACGCCATCGACGACCTTGCGGTACGGCGTCTCGACGAAACCGAACGCGTTGACGCGTCCGTACGAGGCGAGCGAACCGATCAGACCGATGTTCGGGCCTTCGGGGGTCTCGATCGGGCACATGCGGCCGTAGTGGGACGGGTGCACGTCACGGACCTCGAAGCCGGCCCGCTCACGGGAGAGACCACCCGGGCCAAGAGCCGACAGACGGCGCTTGTGGGTGAGACCCGACAGCGGGTTGTTCTGGTCCATGAACTGCGACAGCTGGCTGGTGCCG
It includes:
- the rpsL gene encoding 30S ribosomal protein S12, which gives rise to MPTIQQLVRKGRQDKVEKNKTPALEGSPQRRGVCTRVFTTTPKKPNSALRKVARVRLTSGIEVTAYIPGEGHNLQEHSIVLVRGGRVKDLPGVRYKIIRGSLDTQGVKNRKQARSRYGAKKEK
- a CDS encoding DNA-directed RNA polymerase subunit beta' translates to MLDVNFFDELRIGLATADDIRQWSHGEVKKPETINYRTLKPEKDGLFCEKIFGPTRDWECYCGKYKRVRFKGIICERCGVEVTRAKVRRERMGHIELAAPVTHIWYFKGVPSRLGYLLDLAPKDLEKVIYFAAYMITFVDEERRTRDLPSLEAHVSVERQQVENRRDADLEARAKKLETDLAELEAEGAKADVRRKVREGAEREMKQLRDRAQREIDRLDEVWNRFKNLKVQDLEGDELLYRELRDRFGTYFDGSMGAAALQKRLESFDLEEEAERLREIIRTGKGQKKTRALKRLKVVSAFLQTSNSPKGMVLDCVPVIPPDLRPMVQLDGGRFATSDLNDLYRRVINRNNRLKRLLDLGAPEIIVNNEKRMLQEAVDALFDNGRRGRPVTGPGNRPLKSLSDMLKGKQGRFRQNLLGKRVDYSARSVIVVGPQLKLHQCGLPKAMALELFKPFVMKRLVDLNHAQNIKSAKRMVERGRTVVYDVLEEVIAEHPVLLNRAPTLHRLGIQAFEPQLVEGKAIQIHPLVCTAFNADFDGDQMAVHLPLSAEAQAEARILMLSSNNILKPADGRPVTMPTQDMVLGLFFLTTDEEERKVIGEGRSFGSTAEAIMAFDARELSLQAKVDIRFPVGTIPPRGWVPPVAEQGAANISGSAGEWQQGDSFRLRTTLGRALFNELLPEDYPFVDYSVGKKQLSEIVNDLAERYPKVIVAATLDNLKAAGFYWATRSGVTVAISDVVVPEAKKAIVAGYEAQDEKVQKQYERGLITKDERTQELIAIWTKATNEVAEAMNENFPKTNPIFMMVNSGARGNMMQMRQIAGMRGLVSNAKNETIPRPIKASFREGLSVLEYFISTHGARKGLADTALRTADSGYLTRRLVDVSQDVIIREEDCGTDRGLKLRIAERGADGVLRKAEDVETSVYARMLAEDVVVDGKVIAPANVDLGDVLIDAVVAAGVEEVKTRSVLTCESAVGTCAYCYGRSLATGKLVDIGEAVGIIAAQSIGEPGTQLTMRTFHTGGVAGDDITQGLPRVVELFEARTPKGVAPISEAAGRVRIEETEKTKKLVVTPDDGAEETAFPISKRARLLVGDGDHVEVGQKLTVGATNPHDVLRILGQRAVQVHLVGEVQKVYNSQGVSIHDKHIEIIIRQMLRRVTIIESGDAELLPGELVERSKFETENRRVVTEGGHPASGRPQLMGITKASLATESWLSAASFQETTRVLTDAAINAKSDSLIGLKENVIIGKLIPAGTGLSRYRNIRVEPTEEAKAAMYSAVGYDDIDYSPFGTGSGQAVPLEDYDYGPYNQ
- the rpoB gene encoding DNA-directed RNA polymerase subunit beta, which codes for MAASRNASTANTNNGASTAPLRISFAKIKEPLEVPNLLALQTESFDWLLGNAAWKARVEAALDSGQDVPTKSGLEEIFEEISPIEDFSGSMSLTFRDHRFEPPKNSIDECKERDFTYAAPLFVTAEFTNNETGEIKSQTVFMGDFPLMTNKGTFVINGTERVVVSQLVRSPGVYFDSSIDKTSDKDIFTAKIIPSRGAWLEMEIDKRDMVGVRIDRKRKQSVTVLLKALGWTTEQILEEFGEYESMRATLEKDHTQGQDDALLDIYRKLRPGEPPTREAAQTLLENLYFNPKRYDLAKVGRYKVNKKLGADEPLDAGVLTTDDVIATIKYLVKLHAGETETVGESGTQIVVETDDIDHFGNRRLRNVGELIQNQVRTGLARMERVVRERMTTQDVEAITPQTLINIRPVVASIKEFFGTSQLSQFMDQNNPLSGLTHKRRLSALGPGGLSRERAGFEVRDVHPSHYGRMCPIETPEGPNIGLIGSLASYGRVNAFGFVETPYRKVVDGVVTDEVDYLTADEEDRFVIAQANATLSEDLRFTEPRVLVRRRGGEVDYIPGDDVDYMDVSPRQMVSVATAMIPFLEHDDANRALMGANMMRQAVPLITAEAPLVGTGMEYRCAVDAGDVIKAEKEGVVQEVSADYITVANDDGTYTTYRIAKFSRSNQGTSVNQKVVVDEGSRVVEGQVLADGPATEQGEMALGKNLLVAFMPWEGHNYEDAIILSQRLVQDDVLSSIHIEEHEVDARDTKLGPEEITRDIPNVSEEVLADLDERGIIRIGAEVVAGDILVGKVTPKGETELTPEERLLRAIFGEKAREVRDTSLKVPHGETGKIIGVRVFDREEGDELPPGVNQLVRVYVAQKRKITDGDKLAGRHGNKGVISKILPIEDMPFLEDGTPVDIILNPLGVPSRMNPGQVLEIHLGWLASRGWDVSGLADDWAQRLQAIGADQVAPGTNVATPVFDGAREDEIAGLFEATIPNRDGDRLVQASGKANLFDGRSGEPFPDPISIGYMYILKLHHLVDDKLHARSTGPYSMITQQPLGGKAQFGGQRFGEMEVWALEAYGAAYALQELLTIKSDDVTGRVKVYEAIVKGENIPEPGIPESFKVLIKEMQSLCLNVEVLSSDGMSIEMRDTDEDVFRAAEELGIDLSRREPSSVEEV